In Cygnus olor isolate bCygOlo1 chromosome 12, bCygOlo1.pri.v2, whole genome shotgun sequence, one DNA window encodes the following:
- the KLHL36 gene encoding kelch-like protein 36 isoform X2: MEGTRQTRICRPHKISESSKVYRWDDHSSLVLQSLNEQRHRGLFCDIVLVVDEQRVPAHRNLLAVCSDYFNSMFTIGMREAHQKEVELFGASYIGLKAVVDFLYGSELSLDGGNIDYVLETAHLLQIWKVVDFCCEYLENEVSEENYLYLQELASIYNLKRLDSYIDSFILQNFGTLSFTPDFLQNISLQKLCQYLDSSNVQQECEHDLLQAALQWLTQYPERENEAYQVLDNIHFPLIPKSDLLHRVKPAVCSLLPKEANCEGFIEEAVNYHNNVTAQPVLQNKRTALRTCEERLLFVGGEVSERCLELSDDTCFLDVRKGQWVAETPLPARRSHHCVAVLGGFIFIAGGSFSRDNGGDAASNLLYRYDPRCNQWIKVASMRQRRVDFYLGAIGDMLVAVGGRNENGALSSVETYSPQKDSWSYIAGLPRFTYGHAGTVYKEFVYISGGHDYQIGPYRKNLLCYDYRTDVWEEKRPMITARGWHSMCTLQDSIYSIGGSDDNIETMARFDILSVESYSPQCNQWTRVAPLLQANSESGVAVWEGKIYILGGYSWEETVFSKTVQVYDKEKNKWYKGTDLPKAIAGVSACVCALKPKTEDKKKKTKTKKHQDRGR, encoded by the exons GTGTACAGATGGGACGACCACTCTAGCCTGGTCCTGCAGAGTCTGAACGAACAGAGGCACCGAGGCCTATTCTGTGATATTGTCCTCGTGGTGGATGAGCAGAGAGTCCCTGCCCATCGGAACCTCCTCGCTGTctgcagtgactacttcaaCTCCATGTTCACCATTGGCATGCGAGAAGCCCACCAAAAAGAAGTTGAACTCTTTGGAGCCTCTTACATCGGTCTCAAGGCAGTGGTGGACTTCCTTTACGGCAGCGAGCTGTCTTTAGACGGAGGCAACATCGATTACGTGCTGGAAACAGCTCACCTGCTGCAGATCTGGAAGGTGGTCGACTTCTGTTGCGAGTACCTTGAGAATGAAGTCAGCGAGGAGAACTACCTGTACCTGCAGGAGCTCGCCTCTATTTACAACCTGAAGCGCCTTGACTCCTACATTGATTCCTTCATCCTGCAGAACTTCGGCACCCTGTCCTTCACCCCGGACTTCCTGCAGAACATTTCCTTGCAGAAATTGTGCCAGTACCTGGACAGCAGCAACGTGCAGCAGGAGTGTGAGCATGActtgctgcaggctgccttgCAGTGGCTTACCCAGTACCCAGAAAGGGAGAACGAGGCTTACCAGGTTCTGGATAACATCCACTTCCCCTTGATACCTAAAAGCGATCTCCTCCACCGCGTCAAGCCCGCCGTGTGCTCTCTTCTTCCCAAAGAAGCAAACTGCGAGGGGTTTATAGAGGAGGCGGTAAACTACCACAACAACGTCACCGCTCAGCCAGTGCTGCAGAACAAGCGGACGGCTCTGCGGACCTGCGAGGAGAGGCTCCTCTTTGTGGGCGGGGAGGTTTCCGAGCGGTGCCTGGAACTGAGTGACGATACCTGCTTCCTGGACGTCCGAAAGGGGCAGTGGGTAGCAGAGACCCCTCTCCCAGCCAGGAGAAGTCACCACTGCGTTGCAGTCCTGGGAGGCTTCATCTTCATAGCCGGGGGCAGCTTTTCAAGGGACAACGGAGGGGATGCAGCTTCAAATCTCCTTTATAGGTATGATCCCCGCTGTAACCAGTGGATAAAG GTTGCCTCCATGAGACAGCGTCGTGTAGATTTCTACCTGGGAGCCATCGGCGACATGCTGGTAGCTGTTGGTGGCAGGAACGAAAACGGGGCGCTTTCTTCCGTGGAGACCTACAGTCCCCAGAAGGATTCGTGGTCCTATATAGCAGGCTTGCCGAG GTTTACCTACGGCCACGCCGGCACAGTCTACAAGGAATTTGTGTACATTTCGGGAGGCCACGATTACCAGATTGGCCCCTACAGAAAAAATCTGCTGTGTTACGATTACCGCACGGATGTTTGGGAGGAGAAGAGGCCGATGATCACTGCCCGGGGCTGGCACAGCATGTGCACCTTGCAGGACAGCATCTACTCCATCGGTGGCAGCGACGACAACATAGAAACCATGGCCCGTTTTGACATTTTGAGCGTGGAGTCCTACAGCCCGCAGTGTAACCAGTGGACCAGAGTTGCTCCTCTGCTGCAAGCTAACAGTGAGTCGGGGGTGGCTGTTTGGGAAGGCAAAATTTATATACTTGGAGGCTACAGCTGGGAAGAAACGGTCTTCTCCAAGACAGTCCAGGTTTAtgataaggagaaaaataagtggTACAAAGGAACTGATCTACCCAAAGCGATTGCTGGTGTGTCTGCGTGCGTCTGTGCGTTGAAACCCAAAAcagaggacaaaaagaaaaagacaaaaacaaaaaagcatcaaGATCGAGGAAGATGA
- the KLHL36 gene encoding kelch-like protein 36 isoform X1, producing the protein MAAQGGRGKAAAATAAAGGSAAGPPAACGDAALCTADQPVMEGTRQTRICRPHKISESSKVYRWDDHSSLVLQSLNEQRHRGLFCDIVLVVDEQRVPAHRNLLAVCSDYFNSMFTIGMREAHQKEVELFGASYIGLKAVVDFLYGSELSLDGGNIDYVLETAHLLQIWKVVDFCCEYLENEVSEENYLYLQELASIYNLKRLDSYIDSFILQNFGTLSFTPDFLQNISLQKLCQYLDSSNVQQECEHDLLQAALQWLTQYPERENEAYQVLDNIHFPLIPKSDLLHRVKPAVCSLLPKEANCEGFIEEAVNYHNNVTAQPVLQNKRTALRTCEERLLFVGGEVSERCLELSDDTCFLDVRKGQWVAETPLPARRSHHCVAVLGGFIFIAGGSFSRDNGGDAASNLLYRYDPRCNQWIKVASMRQRRVDFYLGAIGDMLVAVGGRNENGALSSVETYSPQKDSWSYIAGLPRFTYGHAGTVYKEFVYISGGHDYQIGPYRKNLLCYDYRTDVWEEKRPMITARGWHSMCTLQDSIYSIGGSDDNIETMARFDILSVESYSPQCNQWTRVAPLLQANSESGVAVWEGKIYILGGYSWEETVFSKTVQVYDKEKNKWYKGTDLPKAIAGVSACVCALKPKTEDKKKKTKTKKHQDRGR; encoded by the exons GTGTACAGATGGGACGACCACTCTAGCCTGGTCCTGCAGAGTCTGAACGAACAGAGGCACCGAGGCCTATTCTGTGATATTGTCCTCGTGGTGGATGAGCAGAGAGTCCCTGCCCATCGGAACCTCCTCGCTGTctgcagtgactacttcaaCTCCATGTTCACCATTGGCATGCGAGAAGCCCACCAAAAAGAAGTTGAACTCTTTGGAGCCTCTTACATCGGTCTCAAGGCAGTGGTGGACTTCCTTTACGGCAGCGAGCTGTCTTTAGACGGAGGCAACATCGATTACGTGCTGGAAACAGCTCACCTGCTGCAGATCTGGAAGGTGGTCGACTTCTGTTGCGAGTACCTTGAGAATGAAGTCAGCGAGGAGAACTACCTGTACCTGCAGGAGCTCGCCTCTATTTACAACCTGAAGCGCCTTGACTCCTACATTGATTCCTTCATCCTGCAGAACTTCGGCACCCTGTCCTTCACCCCGGACTTCCTGCAGAACATTTCCTTGCAGAAATTGTGCCAGTACCTGGACAGCAGCAACGTGCAGCAGGAGTGTGAGCATGActtgctgcaggctgccttgCAGTGGCTTACCCAGTACCCAGAAAGGGAGAACGAGGCTTACCAGGTTCTGGATAACATCCACTTCCCCTTGATACCTAAAAGCGATCTCCTCCACCGCGTCAAGCCCGCCGTGTGCTCTCTTCTTCCCAAAGAAGCAAACTGCGAGGGGTTTATAGAGGAGGCGGTAAACTACCACAACAACGTCACCGCTCAGCCAGTGCTGCAGAACAAGCGGACGGCTCTGCGGACCTGCGAGGAGAGGCTCCTCTTTGTGGGCGGGGAGGTTTCCGAGCGGTGCCTGGAACTGAGTGACGATACCTGCTTCCTGGACGTCCGAAAGGGGCAGTGGGTAGCAGAGACCCCTCTCCCAGCCAGGAGAAGTCACCACTGCGTTGCAGTCCTGGGAGGCTTCATCTTCATAGCCGGGGGCAGCTTTTCAAGGGACAACGGAGGGGATGCAGCTTCAAATCTCCTTTATAGGTATGATCCCCGCTGTAACCAGTGGATAAAG GTTGCCTCCATGAGACAGCGTCGTGTAGATTTCTACCTGGGAGCCATCGGCGACATGCTGGTAGCTGTTGGTGGCAGGAACGAAAACGGGGCGCTTTCTTCCGTGGAGACCTACAGTCCCCAGAAGGATTCGTGGTCCTATATAGCAGGCTTGCCGAG GTTTACCTACGGCCACGCCGGCACAGTCTACAAGGAATTTGTGTACATTTCGGGAGGCCACGATTACCAGATTGGCCCCTACAGAAAAAATCTGCTGTGTTACGATTACCGCACGGATGTTTGGGAGGAGAAGAGGCCGATGATCACTGCCCGGGGCTGGCACAGCATGTGCACCTTGCAGGACAGCATCTACTCCATCGGTGGCAGCGACGACAACATAGAAACCATGGCCCGTTTTGACATTTTGAGCGTGGAGTCCTACAGCCCGCAGTGTAACCAGTGGACCAGAGTTGCTCCTCTGCTGCAAGCTAACAGTGAGTCGGGGGTGGCTGTTTGGGAAGGCAAAATTTATATACTTGGAGGCTACAGCTGGGAAGAAACGGTCTTCTCCAAGACAGTCCAGGTTTAtgataaggagaaaaataagtggTACAAAGGAACTGATCTACCCAAAGCGATTGCTGGTGTGTCTGCGTGCGTCTGTGCGTTGAAACCCAAAAcagaggacaaaaagaaaaagacaaaaacaaaaaagcatcaaGATCGAGGAAGATGA